One Poecile atricapillus isolate bPoeAtr1 chromosome 32, bPoeAtr1.hap1, whole genome shotgun sequence DNA window includes the following coding sequences:
- the ETHE1 gene encoding persulfide dioxygenase ETHE1, mitochondrial isoform X4 has translation MRGPAAGGGGRAALRGALRVVPTPGHTPGCVTFVLDDSSMAFTGDALLIRGCGRTDFQQGCARTLHRSVHERIFTLPESCRVYPGHDYAGHTVSTVGEERRHNPRLTLGADDFVALMERLELPRPRLMDIAIPANLRCGIQDEP, from the exons ATGCGCGGACCTGCGGCTGGGGGAGGGGGACGAGCTGCGCTTCGGGGA GCGCTGCGCGTGGTCCCCACCCCCGGCCACACCCCCGGCTGCGTCACTTTTGTTCTGGATGATTCCAGCATGGCCTTCACCGGGGACGCGCTGCTGATCCGGGGCTGCGGCCGCACCGACTTCCAGCAGg gCTGTGCCCGCACCCTGCACCGCTCGGTGCACGAGAGAATCTTCACCCTCCCCGAGAGCTGCCGCGTCTACCCCGGGCACGACTACgcgg GCCACACGGTCTCCACGGTGGGGGAGGAGCGGCGTCACAACCCCCGCCTGACCCTCGGCGCCGACGACTTCGTGGCCCTGatggagcggctggagctgccccGCCCCCGCCTGATGG ACATCGCCATCCCGGCCAATCTGCGCTGCGGGATCCAGGATGAGCCTTAG